In a genomic window of Lacrimispora sp. BS-2:
- a CDS encoding SDR family NAD(P)-dependent oxidoreductase: protein MENLFDLSGKVAVVTGASAGLGADAALAYAKAGADVALLARRIEKLNGVKAEIEKLGRKAMAVSCDITQEDSVKSAMENVLAAFGHIDILLNNAGVAVRGGVDSMTTEEWDKSFDTNVKGIFLASKYVIPQMKEKGYGKIINIASVNAVIADKSDVFIRHAYNSSKSAVIGLTKGMACSYARYGITVNAIGPALFESEMTADTLFKSEQFLSLYNTANPAGRPGRRGELNGTILYLSSDASSYVQGQFIIVDGGGSIV from the coding sequence ATGGAAAATTTATTTGATTTATCGGGAAAGGTAGCAGTTGTAACAGGAGCCAGTGCAGGGCTTGGGGCAGATGCAGCTCTTGCTTATGCGAAAGCAGGGGCAGATGTGGCCTTATTAGCAAGGCGTATTGAGAAACTGAACGGGGTGAAAGCAGAGATCGAAAAATTAGGGCGCAAAGCCATGGCAGTGTCTTGTGACATCACACAGGAAGACAGCGTAAAATCAGCTATGGAGAATGTGCTGGCTGCTTTCGGCCACATTGATATTTTACTGAACAATGCAGGCGTTGCGGTCCGTGGCGGTGTTGACAGCATGACAACAGAGGAATGGGATAAGTCCTTTGACACCAATGTAAAAGGAATCTTTTTAGCAAGCAAATATGTGATTCCCCAGATGAAGGAAAAAGGCTATGGAAAAATCATAAACATTGCTTCTGTCAATGCGGTCATTGCAGATAAAAGCGATGTGTTTATCAGGCATGCCTACAACTCCTCAAAATCAGCGGTTATTGGATTGACAAAGGGAATGGCCTGTTCTTATGCAAGATATGGAATTACGGTAAATGCCATTGGGCCTGCACTTTTTGAATCAGAAATGACTGCCGACACCTTATTTAAGTCAGAGCAGTTCTTAAGCTTATACAATACGGCGAATCCGGCAGGGCGTCCCGGACGCAGGGGAGAGCTAAACGGTACCATTCTCTATCTTTCTTCCGATGCCTCCAGTTATGTCCAGGGACAGTTTATCATTGTGGACGGCGGCGGATCAATCGTATAA
- a CDS encoding aldehyde dehydrogenase family protein, which translates to MNQFIQSLVERSKKAQQILCTYDQEKTDEIVKMFAKVVFDHAQPLAKLAAEESRMGVYEDKITKNKGKSRIIWNSLKGKKSIGIIGRDEEAGLIEVAKPMGVIAAATPCTNPVVTPMCNAIFAVKCQNTIIIAPHPRGKKCAMALAELYYKELDRMGVPRDIFLVIEEPTIDLTTELMSACDAVIATGGMGVVKSAYSSGKPSYGVGPGNVQGLIDEGIDYKAAAGRMIASRIFDNGIICSGTQSIIAPEKDYDSIIREFEAQGAYYIDDPAVVASLSEVVFPGGVINKYVVGQSVKTIAGLAGISVPEGTKVIIVKPERHGAGVAWSKEKMCPVMAAYSYKTWEEAVQIAYDNLLVEGEGHSADIQSDDKAHIEYAGVKLPVSRVVVNQTCSSMAGGAFANALNPTTTLGCGSWGNNAISENLFYTHLMNKSRIAFVRKDWKQPSDEEIFA; encoded by the coding sequence ATGAATCAATTTATTCAGTCATTGGTAGAACGTTCCAAAAAGGCACAACAGATTTTATGCACTTATGATCAGGAAAAGACAGACGAAATTGTAAAAATGTTCGCAAAGGTTGTTTTCGATCATGCGCAGCCGCTGGCAAAGCTGGCCGCAGAGGAAAGCAGAATGGGTGTATACGAGGACAAGATTACTAAAAATAAGGGCAAATCAAGAATTATCTGGAATTCGCTCAAAGGAAAGAAATCCATCGGCATCATTGGAAGAGATGAGGAGGCAGGTCTCATTGAAGTAGCAAAGCCCATGGGAGTCATCGCAGCTGCGACTCCATGCACCAACCCGGTTGTAACACCCATGTGCAATGCCATATTTGCAGTCAAATGCCAGAATACCATTATCATAGCTCCTCATCCCCGCGGCAAAAAATGTGCTATGGCGCTGGCAGAGCTTTATTATAAGGAGTTAGACCGCATGGGCGTTCCCAGAGATATCTTTCTGGTAATTGAAGAGCCTACCATTGATCTGACCACAGAACTGATGTCAGCCTGTGATGCAGTCATTGCAACCGGAGGTATGGGGGTTGTGAAATCAGCTTATTCCAGCGGAAAACCAAGCTATGGAGTTGGGCCTGGAAATGTCCAGGGACTGATTGATGAAGGGATCGATTACAAGGCAGCAGCAGGCCGTATGATAGCCAGCCGTATCTTTGATAATGGAATCATCTGTTCCGGTACCCAGAGCATCATTGCACCTGAAAAGGATTATGACTCCATTATCAGAGAGTTTGAAGCTCAGGGCGCTTATTATATCGATGATCCGGCAGTGGTAGCCAGTCTGTCAGAGGTCGTATTCCCGGGCGGCGTCATTAATAAATACGTGGTCGGACAGTCGGTTAAGACCATTGCAGGACTGGCGGGTATTTCCGTTCCTGAGGGAACAAAGGTCATTATCGTCAAGCCGGAAAGGCATGGTGCCGGTGTGGCATGGAGCAAGGAAAAGATGTGCCCCGTGATGGCGGCCTACAGCTATAAGACATGGGAAGAGGCAGTGCAGATTGCTTATGATAACCTTTTGGTAGAAGGAGAAGGCCACTCGGCAGATATTCAGTCTGATGATAAAGCACATATCGAATATGCAGGTGTGAAGCTGCCTGTAAGCCGTGTGGTTGTGAATCAGACCTGTTCCAGCATGGCCGGAGGTGCTTTTGCAAATGCATTGAACCCCACCACAACTCTTGGCTGCGGAAGCTGGGGGAACAATGCCATCAGCGAGAATCTATTCTATACTCATCTGATGAATAAGAGCCGTATCGCATTTGTCAGAAAAGATTGGAAACAGCCGTCTGATGAAGAAATTTTTGCATAG